The following are encoded in a window of Castanea sativa cultivar Marrone di Chiusa Pesio chromosome 9, ASM4071231v1 genomic DNA:
- the LOC142610366 gene encoding uncharacterized protein LOC142610366 isoform X1: MGEEGAVCLDVLTNGVSENENLTSELKRDHQYLLEEDEAEEPLFPNKKQAKEVSNEDIRSEVSNPNTCSPKQNGSTSVQEFTSQSPALGNGNENENENENGSNNQVECGEVTSTCLGSSNSSSSSDDTLSHHGDNDNDNDNDTSHDADETSRVVMEIPKDVRSTGIRKITFKFSKRREDYDNQSCASMVSRPETNGVANGMSYGVHFERDYSVAMIDSGRGMVESTYGKEYLGPRKSGLGSSNNEFNVSEKVVPTNVKKLLATGILDGARVKYVSTSGKIELQGMINGGGYLCSCSSCDFSRVLSAYEFEQHAGVKTRHPNNHIYLENGRPIYSIIQELKTAPLSILDQVIKDSAGSSVNEEFFQLWKESLQQSDGKVIINRNYNRKLPLLLHSHMSFSSPAFEESVSPASCSFVQNNYFERKMYMKEAYEEQKYAMKKPNSYVSSSITQQKKTTDGGTRKRDNDLHRLLFMPNGLPDGAELAYYVKGQKILGGYKQGNGIVCGCCDREISPSQFEAHAGMAARRQPYRHIYISNGLTLHDIAISLASGQNLTTGGSDDMCAVCGDGGDLIACDRCPRSFHAACLDLECVPEGDWHCPNCIEKPGPGRKSAAGESSSLVRPIVIRLTRVVKAPESEYGGCVVCRAHDFSVAKFDERTVMLCDQCEREFHVGCLRDSGLCNLEELPKDKWFCCDDCDKIHVALQNSVSHGTETVPASLFNIISNKHVDKGLFIDGDANDVQWQIMSGKSRYPEHLPLLSTATSIFRECFDPIIAKSGRDLIPVMVYGRNISGQEFGGMYCVVLIVKSVVVSAGLLRIFGREVAELPLVATSREHQGKGYFQALFSCIERLLVSMDVQNLVLPAAEDAESIWTKKLGFRKMSEERLSKYLREVQLTIFKGTAMLEKAVQQIME; encoded by the exons ATGGGAGAGGAAGGAGCAGTGTGTTTGGATGTACTGACAAATGGAGTCAGTGAAAACGAGAACCTCACGAGTGAATTGAAGCGCGATCATCAGTATCTTCTAGAAGAAGACGAGGCGGAGGAACCGTTGTTTCCAAACAAGAAGCAAGCGAAGGAGGTTTCGAACGAAGACATTCGGTCAGAAGTTTCGAACCCAAACACTTGTTCGCCGAAGCAGAACGGGTCTACTAGTGTTCAGGAATTCACTAGCCAATCACCTGCACTTGGGAATGGgaatgagaatgagaatgagaatgagaatgGGAGCAACAACCAGGTGGAGTGTGGTGAAGTCACCTCCACATGTTTGGGGAGTAGTAACTCGAGTTCGAGTTCAGACGACACATTGAGCCACCACGGTGAcaatgacaatgacaatgacaatgacACTTCTCATGATGCTGATGAGACGTCCCGGGTTGTGATGGAAATTCCCAAGGATGTTCGGTCTACTGGAATACGAAAAATTACGTTTAAGTTTAGTAAAAGAAGGGAGGACTATGATAACCAGTCGTGTGCTTCAATGGTGTCTCGGCCTGAGACTAATGGGGTTGCTAATGGCATGTCATATGGAGTCCATTTTGAACGAGATTATTCGGTGGCAATGATTGATTCTGGTAGGGGCATGGTAGAAAGCACATATGGGAAGGAGTATCTCGGACCCAGAAAATCGGGTTTAGGTAGTTCTAATAATGAGTTTAATGTGTCTGAGAAGGTTGTTCCTACAAATGTCAAGAAGCTGTTAGCTACTGGTATTCTTGATGGGGCTCGAGTGAAGTATGTTTCTACTTCAGGGAAG ATAGAGCTTCAGGGAATGATAAATGGTGGTGGatatttgtgttcttgttcatCTTGTGATTTTTCGAGA GTTTTAAGTGCCTATGAGTTTGAGCAGCATGCTGGTGTCAAGACAAGACATCCAAATAATCACATATACTTGGAGAATGGGAGGCCAATTTATAGTATTATACAAGAACTGAAGACTGCACCACTCAGCATACTTGATCAAGTGATAAAGGATTCGGCCGGATCATCTGTCAATGAGGAGTTCTTCCAGCTTTGGAAAG AAAGTCTTCAACAGAGTGATGGAAAGGTTATAATCAATCGAAATTATAACCGCAAGCTTCCTCTGTTGCTTCATTCACATATGAG CTTCTCCAGTCCAGCTTTTGAAGAAAGTGTTAGCCCTGCTTCATGTTCCTTTGTGCAGAACAACTATTTTGAAAGGAAAATGTATATGAAAGAGGCATATGAAGAGCAGAAATATGCAATGAAAAa ACCAAACTCCTATGTTTCTAGCTCAATTACACAACAGAAGAAAACTACTGATGGTGGCACTAGGAAAAG GGATAATGATCTACACCGGTTGCTTTTCATGCCAAATGGACTTCCAGATGGTGCTGAATTGGCTTACTATGTCAAAGGACAG AAAATATTAGGTGGCTACAAGCAGGGGAATGGTATTGTCTGTGGATGCTGTGACAGAGAG ATTAGCCCTTCACAGTttgaagcacatgctggaatgGCTGCCAGGCGTCAACC CTACCGCCACATCTATATCTCTAATGGTTTGACACTCCATGATATAGCTATTTCATTGGCAAGTGGACAAAACCTTACCACAGGTGGCAGTGATGATATGTGTGCAGTGTGTGGAGATGGGGGGGATTTGATTGCCTGTGATAGATGCCCACGGTCTTTTCATGCAG CTTGTTTGGATTTAGAGTGTGTTCCTGAAGGTGATTGGCATTGTCCAAATTGTATAGAAAAACCTGGCCCTGGCAGAAAATCTGCTGCTGGAGAATCTTCAAGTCTTGTGAGACCAATTGTTATACGGTTGACACGAGTTGTCAAAGCACCTGAATCTGAATATGGTGGTTGTGTTGTTTGCAG GGCTCATGATTTCAGTGTTGCTAAATTTGATGAGCGAACAGTTATGCTTTGTGACCAA TGTGAGAGGGAGTTCCATGTCGGATGTCTGCGAGACAGTGGGCTATGCAATCTAGAA GAACTCCCCAAGGATAAGTGGTTCTGCTGTGATGACTGTGATAAGATCCATGTGGCTCTACAGAATTCAGTTTCCCATGGAACAGAGACAGTTCCTGCTTCATTGTTTAACATAATAAGCAACAAGCATGTAGATAAAGGATTATTTATTGATGGGGATGCAAATGATGTTCAGTGGCAAATTATGAGTGGAAAAAGTCGCTATCCAGAGCATCTACCCTTGCTTTCAACAGCTACTTCTATTTTTCGA GAGTGTTTTGACCCTATTATTGCAAAATCGGGTCGTGATCTAATTCCTGTTATGGTCTATGG GAGAAATATATCTGGGCAAGAGTTTGGAGGAATGTATTGTGTTGTTTTAATTGTGAA GTCCGTTGTTGTATCAGCTGGTCTTCTCCGAATTTTTGGCAGAGAGGTAGCTGAGCTTCCTCTAGTGGCTACCAGTAGAGAACATCAAGGAAAA ggttATTTCCAAGCATTGTTTTCATGTATAGAGAGGTTGCTTGTTTCCATGGATGTGCAAAACCTGGTGCTCCCTGCTGCCGAGGATGCTGAGTCAATTTGGACAAAGAAATTAGGCTTCAGAAAGATGAGTGAGGAGAGA TTGTCGAAGTATCTGAGGGAGGTCCAGCTCACAATTTTCAAGGGAACAGCAATGCTAGAGAAGGCTGTGCAGCAAATAATGGAGTGA
- the LOC142610366 gene encoding uncharacterized protein LOC142610366 isoform X2 — protein MGEEGAVCLDVLTNGVSENENLTSELKRDHQYLLEEDEAEEPLFPNKKQAKEVSNEDIRSEVSNPNTCSPKQNGSTSVQEFTSQSPALGNGNENENENENGSNNQVECGEVTSTCLGSSNSSSSSDDTLSHHGDNDNDNDNDTSHDADETSRVVMEIPKDVRSTGIRKITFKFSKRREDYDNQSCASMVSRPETNGVANGMSYGVHFERDYSVAMIDSGRGMVESTYGKEYLGPRKSGLGSSNNEFNVSEKVVPTNVKKLLATGILDGARVKYVSTSGKIELQGMINGGGYLCSCSSCDFSRVLSAYEFEQHAGVKTRHPNNHIYLENGRPIYSIIQELKTAPLSILDQVIKDSAGSSVNEEFFQLWKESLQQSDGKVIINRNYNRKLPLLLHSHMSPAFEESVSPASCSFVQNNYFERKMYMKEAYEEQKYAMKKPNSYVSSSITQQKKTTDGGTRKRDNDLHRLLFMPNGLPDGAELAYYVKGQKILGGYKQGNGIVCGCCDREISPSQFEAHAGMAARRQPYRHIYISNGLTLHDIAISLASGQNLTTGGSDDMCAVCGDGGDLIACDRCPRSFHAACLDLECVPEGDWHCPNCIEKPGPGRKSAAGESSSLVRPIVIRLTRVVKAPESEYGGCVVCRAHDFSVAKFDERTVMLCDQCEREFHVGCLRDSGLCNLEELPKDKWFCCDDCDKIHVALQNSVSHGTETVPASLFNIISNKHVDKGLFIDGDANDVQWQIMSGKSRYPEHLPLLSTATSIFRECFDPIIAKSGRDLIPVMVYGRNISGQEFGGMYCVVLIVKSVVVSAGLLRIFGREVAELPLVATSREHQGKGYFQALFSCIERLLVSMDVQNLVLPAAEDAESIWTKKLGFRKMSEERLSKYLREVQLTIFKGTAMLEKAVQQIME, from the exons ATGGGAGAGGAAGGAGCAGTGTGTTTGGATGTACTGACAAATGGAGTCAGTGAAAACGAGAACCTCACGAGTGAATTGAAGCGCGATCATCAGTATCTTCTAGAAGAAGACGAGGCGGAGGAACCGTTGTTTCCAAACAAGAAGCAAGCGAAGGAGGTTTCGAACGAAGACATTCGGTCAGAAGTTTCGAACCCAAACACTTGTTCGCCGAAGCAGAACGGGTCTACTAGTGTTCAGGAATTCACTAGCCAATCACCTGCACTTGGGAATGGgaatgagaatgagaatgagaatgagaatgGGAGCAACAACCAGGTGGAGTGTGGTGAAGTCACCTCCACATGTTTGGGGAGTAGTAACTCGAGTTCGAGTTCAGACGACACATTGAGCCACCACGGTGAcaatgacaatgacaatgacaatgacACTTCTCATGATGCTGATGAGACGTCCCGGGTTGTGATGGAAATTCCCAAGGATGTTCGGTCTACTGGAATACGAAAAATTACGTTTAAGTTTAGTAAAAGAAGGGAGGACTATGATAACCAGTCGTGTGCTTCAATGGTGTCTCGGCCTGAGACTAATGGGGTTGCTAATGGCATGTCATATGGAGTCCATTTTGAACGAGATTATTCGGTGGCAATGATTGATTCTGGTAGGGGCATGGTAGAAAGCACATATGGGAAGGAGTATCTCGGACCCAGAAAATCGGGTTTAGGTAGTTCTAATAATGAGTTTAATGTGTCTGAGAAGGTTGTTCCTACAAATGTCAAGAAGCTGTTAGCTACTGGTATTCTTGATGGGGCTCGAGTGAAGTATGTTTCTACTTCAGGGAAG ATAGAGCTTCAGGGAATGATAAATGGTGGTGGatatttgtgttcttgttcatCTTGTGATTTTTCGAGA GTTTTAAGTGCCTATGAGTTTGAGCAGCATGCTGGTGTCAAGACAAGACATCCAAATAATCACATATACTTGGAGAATGGGAGGCCAATTTATAGTATTATACAAGAACTGAAGACTGCACCACTCAGCATACTTGATCAAGTGATAAAGGATTCGGCCGGATCATCTGTCAATGAGGAGTTCTTCCAGCTTTGGAAAG AAAGTCTTCAACAGAGTGATGGAAAGGTTATAATCAATCGAAATTATAACCGCAAGCTTCCTCTGTTGCTTCATTCACATATGAG TCCAGCTTTTGAAGAAAGTGTTAGCCCTGCTTCATGTTCCTTTGTGCAGAACAACTATTTTGAAAGGAAAATGTATATGAAAGAGGCATATGAAGAGCAGAAATATGCAATGAAAAa ACCAAACTCCTATGTTTCTAGCTCAATTACACAACAGAAGAAAACTACTGATGGTGGCACTAGGAAAAG GGATAATGATCTACACCGGTTGCTTTTCATGCCAAATGGACTTCCAGATGGTGCTGAATTGGCTTACTATGTCAAAGGACAG AAAATATTAGGTGGCTACAAGCAGGGGAATGGTATTGTCTGTGGATGCTGTGACAGAGAG ATTAGCCCTTCACAGTttgaagcacatgctggaatgGCTGCCAGGCGTCAACC CTACCGCCACATCTATATCTCTAATGGTTTGACACTCCATGATATAGCTATTTCATTGGCAAGTGGACAAAACCTTACCACAGGTGGCAGTGATGATATGTGTGCAGTGTGTGGAGATGGGGGGGATTTGATTGCCTGTGATAGATGCCCACGGTCTTTTCATGCAG CTTGTTTGGATTTAGAGTGTGTTCCTGAAGGTGATTGGCATTGTCCAAATTGTATAGAAAAACCTGGCCCTGGCAGAAAATCTGCTGCTGGAGAATCTTCAAGTCTTGTGAGACCAATTGTTATACGGTTGACACGAGTTGTCAAAGCACCTGAATCTGAATATGGTGGTTGTGTTGTTTGCAG GGCTCATGATTTCAGTGTTGCTAAATTTGATGAGCGAACAGTTATGCTTTGTGACCAA TGTGAGAGGGAGTTCCATGTCGGATGTCTGCGAGACAGTGGGCTATGCAATCTAGAA GAACTCCCCAAGGATAAGTGGTTCTGCTGTGATGACTGTGATAAGATCCATGTGGCTCTACAGAATTCAGTTTCCCATGGAACAGAGACAGTTCCTGCTTCATTGTTTAACATAATAAGCAACAAGCATGTAGATAAAGGATTATTTATTGATGGGGATGCAAATGATGTTCAGTGGCAAATTATGAGTGGAAAAAGTCGCTATCCAGAGCATCTACCCTTGCTTTCAACAGCTACTTCTATTTTTCGA GAGTGTTTTGACCCTATTATTGCAAAATCGGGTCGTGATCTAATTCCTGTTATGGTCTATGG GAGAAATATATCTGGGCAAGAGTTTGGAGGAATGTATTGTGTTGTTTTAATTGTGAA GTCCGTTGTTGTATCAGCTGGTCTTCTCCGAATTTTTGGCAGAGAGGTAGCTGAGCTTCCTCTAGTGGCTACCAGTAGAGAACATCAAGGAAAA ggttATTTCCAAGCATTGTTTTCATGTATAGAGAGGTTGCTTGTTTCCATGGATGTGCAAAACCTGGTGCTCCCTGCTGCCGAGGATGCTGAGTCAATTTGGACAAAGAAATTAGGCTTCAGAAAGATGAGTGAGGAGAGA TTGTCGAAGTATCTGAGGGAGGTCCAGCTCACAATTTTCAAGGGAACAGCAATGCTAGAGAAGGCTGTGCAGCAAATAATGGAGTGA
- the LOC142611449 gene encoding organelle RRM domain-containing protein 2, mitochondrial: MAFVSGIRRVLGGGSSTASSILQSQYTSIRFNTTLTSPKLFISGLSRLTTDQKLEEAFSPFGQLVDAKVITDRATGRSKGFGFVSYATIEEAEKAREGMNAKFLDGWVIFVDPAKPREPRPPPQPQQEPSETGFRTNRTVGWCG; encoded by the exons ATGGCCTTCGTCTCTGGCATTCGACGCGTTCTTGGTGGAGGATCTTCCACTGCGTCTTCGATTCTTCAATCTCAGTACACTTCCATTCGTTTCAATACCACTCTCACTTCCCCTAAGCTCTTTATCAGTG GTCTTTCCAGACTTACAACAGATCAAAAGCTTGAAGAGGCATTTTCTCCTTTTGGCCAGCTTGTTGATG CAAAAGTCATAACTGATAGAGCCACTGGAAGATCAAAGGGGTTTGGGTTTGTTTCATATGCAACCATAGAAGAAGCTGAGAAGGCCAGAGAAGGAATGAATGCTAAGTTCTTGGATGGATGGGTTATTTTTGTTGACCCTGCCAAACCAAGGGAGCCTAGACCTCCACCTCAGCCACAGCAAGAGCCTTCCGAAACTGGTTTCAGAACAAACAGGACTGTTGGATGGTGTGGATGA